A window of the Lolium perenne isolate Kyuss_39 chromosome 7, Kyuss_2.0, whole genome shotgun sequence genome harbors these coding sequences:
- the LOC127314828 gene encoding uncharacterized protein, with amino-acid sequence MRRSAVARHSLPPAAAAALGFGVAPPRALQSLAMAAAATNSPPLGSCLPPCHRRRSSMCSSASSAASSASAATTALAVEEARRGRKQLGMEPPLYDYLLANVREHPILRDLREETAAMRGSQMQVSPAQAQLLAMLVQILGAQRCIEVGVFTGYSSLAVALALPESGRLVACERDERCLEVAKRYYRLAGVAHKVDVKHALAVDSLKSLLESGEASSYDFAFVDADKKMYEEYFELLLKLVRVGGLIVMDNVLWYGRVADPLVNDPKTISIRDFNKKLLEDTRVNISMVPIGDGMTICRKLEDD; translated from the exons ATGCGCCGCTCCGCCGTGGCTCGCCACTCCCTTCCTCCGGCGGCGGCCGCGGCTCTCGGATTCGGCGTCGCGCCTCCTCGCGCCCTCCAATCCCTCGCGATggctgccgccgccaccaattCCCCTCCTTTGGGCAGCTGCCTGCCGCCATGCCACCGCCGCCGCAGCAGCATgtgctcctccgcctcctcggccGCGTCGTCGGCATCAGCGGCTACGACAGCgctggcggtggaggaggcgcggCGTGGGAGGAAGCAACTCGGCATGGAGCCTCCACTCTACGACTACCTCCTCGCAAACGTCCGCGAGCACCCC ATCCTCCGGGACCTCCGGGAAGAGACGGCGGCCATGAGAGGGAGCCAGATGCAG GTTTCACCCGCACAGGCTCAGCTTCTGGCGATGCTTGTGCAAATTCTTGGGGCGCAGAGATGCATTGAAGTCGGCGTATTTACT GGATATTCATCATTGGCTGTTGCACTGGCACTTCCTGAATCAGGTCGCTTGGTTGCTTGTGAAAGGGATGAAAGATGTCTAGAAGTTGCCAAGAGATACTATCGACTTGCTGGtgttgcacacaag GTTGATGTCAAGCATGCTTTAGCTGTGGATTCTCTGAAGTCACTGCTCGAATCTGGTGAAGCCTCCAG TTATGACTTTGCATTCGTTGACGCAGACAAGAAAATGTATGAGGAATATTTTGAACTTCTACTTAAGCTA GTAAGAGTTGGTGGTTTAATTGTAATGGACAATGTTCTGTGGTACGGAAGGGTTGCTGACCCGCTA GTGAATGACCCAAAGACGATCAGTATAAGGGACTTCAATAAGAAACTTTTGGAGGATACACGTGTTAATATCAGCATG GTGCCAATTGGGGACGGGATGACAATCTGTCGGAAGCTTGAAGATGATTGA
- the LOC127314826 gene encoding disease resistance protein RPM1, with protein sequence MAEVVVFGALCKIGYVLASSASITMFARLDAKLTIISEIESRIKQIEVELKLMQAFLRQAQNQEGYNEPTEVYLQEVRNLASEIEDIMDEFIYLSVRHKSKFFTGEFLSYFRKLGKSPWHKIARELKDLQSHLQNLRDLRVQYEIQLPGGDRASASTDDHCLPLYLSYPPNDMVGIEKERTKLMQWLTARLSSTSVIAVWGMGGSGKTTLVNIMYEDEMIKNQFDCHIWITVSQKFDAYGVIRKVIRHILKGACPSDIDTVSGRDLIQILQRTLQQRKFMLVLDDVWSVDVWIDLASIIGNNNVSGNKVVITTRIKEVASLASEDQVIEMHKLNEADSWSLFCRWAFKSCRDGSCPQEMEPLGREIIDKCDGLPLAIVTVGNTLSFKKLVIEEWSKYYDHLIWELRDRLHGQELNSVMKILNLSYKHLPSHLKNAFVFCSIFPEDYMMTKKRLVRLWVAEGLVKPEKRRTIEEVAEEYLNELIDRCLLKVVERKHFRKVKEFQMHDIVRELAISISEKETFCMTYSKSQPSESEYKCRRLSIHEHSDRFQPLSYSSRLRSLYQFDASCSSFPSVSTQRTGRYLNVLELQDAAITVLPEEVSSLFNLRYLGLRRTKIRQLPRSIEKLFNLQTIDVYLTNVEKLPAGITKLKRVRHLLAGKAMTPLFGVVEKSIGVETPKGSWGSMELQTLKGVLASMDLVVQLGSMTQLRTLSIGDVRDAHHPKFSASISNMRFLRTLKVVAAEGNYINFEELNSPPQNLRKLRLEGRLHQSVMESPFFQIVGNRLEKLILLGSKLSSDPFASFSHLSHLAVLELVGAYDGESVLFESGWLPKLHTLVMGDLVNVKSVVMERQAVQNLQWLALFKLPELKEAPHGIEFLVSLQNLMLVDMHDEFMEGIQGEDKARVQHISTVRYFDRSRRMEIRLFQDP encoded by the coding sequence ATGGCAGAGGTTGTGGTGTTTGGCGCTCTCTGCAAAATTGGATATGTCTTAGCATCATCCGCAAGCATAACAATGTTTGCTCGTTTAGATGCAAAGTTGACAATAATAAGCGAGATTGAGAGCCGAATAaagcagattgaagttgagctcaaGTTGATGCAAGCATTCTTGCGCCAAGCACAAAACCAGGAAGGCTACAATGAGCCCACTGAGGTGTACTTGCAGGAAGTAAGGAACCTAGCATCTGAAATAGAGGATATCATGGATGAGTTTATCTACCTGTCTGTTCGGCACAAAAGCAAATTCTTCACCGGGGAGTTCCTGAGTTACTTCCGTAAACTCGGGAAGTCTCCTTGGCACAAAATTGCAAGAGAGCTTAAGGACTTGCAATCTCACCTTCAGAATCTCCGGGATTTGCGGGTGCAATATGAGATTCAACTGCCAGGTGGTGATAGAGCTTCAGCTAGCACTGACGATCATTGCCTTCCTCTTTATCTTTCTTACCCACCAAATGACATGGTGGGCATTGAGAAAGAAAGAACAAAGCTAATGCAATGGTTAACTGCAAGATTAAGTTCAACCTCGGTCATTGCGGTGTGGGGCATGGGGGGATCTGGAAAAACTACCCTTGTCAACATCATGTATGAAGATGAGATGATAAAGAATCAATTTGATTGTCATATTTGGATCACAGTATCGCAGAAGTTCGATGCTTATGGTGTCATAAGGAAAGTAATTCGACACATCCTGAAAGGTGCATGTCCATCTGACATCGACACCGTTAGTGGTAGAGATCTCATACAAATCCTCCAGAGAACATTGCAACAGAGAAAGTTCATGCTTGTACTGGATGATGTGTGGAGTGTAGATGTTTGGATAGACCTGGCAAGCATAATAGGAAACAATAATGTCAGTGGAAATAAGGTGGTAATAACAACTCGAATTAAAGAAGTTGCTTCTTTAGCAAGTGAAGATCAGGTTATTGAGATGCATAAGCTAAATGAGGCAGATTCTTGGAGTCTGTTTTGCAGATGGGCATTCAAGAGCTGCAGGGATGGATCTTGTCCCCAAGAAATGGAGCCATTGGGGAGAGAGATCATAGACAAATGTGATGGCTTGCCATTAGCAATTGTGACCGTTGGCAACACACTCTCGTTCAAGAAACTGGTTATAGAAGAGTGGAGTAAGTACTATGATCACCTAATCTGGGAATTGCGCGACAGATTGCATGGCCAGGAGCTGAACTCAGTGATGAAGATTCTGAACCTGAGCTACAAGCACTTGCCTAGCCACCTAAAGAACGCCTTCGTGTTCTGCAGCATCTTCCCAGAGGATTACATGATGACAAAAAAAAGGCTTGTTAGGCTCTGGGTGGCAGAGGGTCTTGTCAAGCCAGAGAAGAGAAGAACAATAGAAGAAGTTGCAGAGGAGTACCTGAATGAGCTAATAGACCGATGCTTGCTCAAGGTTGTGGAGAGGAAGCACTTCAGAAAGGTGAAAGAATTCCAGATGCACGACATTGTGCGGGAGTTGGCCATTTCCATATCAGAGAAGGAAACATTCTGCATGACATATAGTAAATCACAGCCCAGCGAATCTGAATACAAGTGCCGCCGTTTGTCAATCCATGAGCACAGTGATAGATTCCAGCCACTTTCATATTCTTCTCGCCTTCGCTCTCTCTACCAGTTTGATGCTTCTTGTTCCTCTTTTCCATCTGTGAGCACACAGCGCACTGGAAGGTACCTGAACGTTTTGGAGCTGCAAGATGCTGCCATCACTGTGCTACCAGAAGAAGTGTCAAGCTTATTCAATCTGCGGTACCTTGGCTTGAGAAGAACAAAGATAAGGCAGCTGCCTCGGTCAATCGAGAAGCTGTTCAACCTCCAGACAATCGATGTTTACCTCACCAATGTGGAGAAGCTTCCAGCTGGGATCACCAAACTGAAGAGGGTAAGGCACCTACTTGCAGGGAAGGCGATGACGCCGCTGTTTGGAGTCGTTGAGAAGTCCATAGGTGTTGAAACTCCCAAGGGGTCGTGGGGGTCAATGGAGCTGCAAACTCTTAAAGGTGTTCTCGCCAGTATGGATCTTGTTGTCCAATTGGGCAGCATGACACAGCTGAGAACACTGTCAATCGGAGATGTCAGAGACGCGCACCACCCCAAGTTCTCTGCATCCATCAGCAACATGCGGTTTCTTCGCACGCTGAAGGTTGTGGCAGCTGAAGGGAACTACATCAACTTCGAAGAACTCAACTCCCCTCCCCAGAATCTGCGCAAACTTCGCCTTGAAGGCAGGTTGCACCAGAGTGTAATGGAGTCTCCTTTCTTTCAGATAGTTGGAAACAGACTCGAGAAGCTCATTCTCCTAGGCAGTAAGCTGAGCAGTGATCCCTTTGCAtccttctcccatctctcccatcTGGCAGTTCTCGAGCTTGTAGGTGCATACGATGGGGAGAGCGTGCTCTTCGAAAGCGGGTGGTTGCCTAAGCTCCACACACTTGTCATGGGTGATCTTGTAAATGTGAAGTCGGTGGTTATGGAGCGGCAGGCAGTGCAAAACCTCCAGTGGTTGGCGCTGTTCAAACTCCCTGAGCTCAAAGAGGCGCCGCATGGCATCGAGTTCCTCGTGTCTCTGCAGAATTTGATGCTTGTGGACATGCATGATGAATTCATGGAGGGTATCCAAGGTGAGGACAAGGCAAGAGTCCAGCACATTTCCACTGTCCGGTACTTCGACAGGAGCAGACGCATGGAGATACGCCTGTTCCAAGACCCGTAA
- the LOC127314827 gene encoding monocopper oxidase-like protein SKU5 codes for MAAAAGVVAAVVLALAAVAASASAAAAGGATYEVRWEVGYMTVAPLGVSQKVIAINNQFPGPLLNVTTNWNARVNVQNNLDEPLLLTWDGIQMRMNSWQDGVTGTNCPIPPGWNWTYQFQLKDQIGSFFYFPSLGLQRTAGGYGPVTVNNRAVVPVPFDQPDGDITLFIGDWYTKSHTELRGMLDDGKDLGIPDGILINAKGPYRYDTTLVPEGLQYEIVGVEPGKTYRFRVHNVGTSTSLNFRIQNHNMLLVEAEGTYTNQQNYSNLDIHVGQSYSFLVTMDQNASTDYYIVASPRFVSSEARWHDVNGVAILQYSNSKGSASGPLPDAPNDFYDKYYSVNQARSIRMNTSSGAARPNPQGSFRYGSINITQTFVLKNESPLRIDGKRRRTINRVSYSPPETPLRLADLHNLTGVYKTDFPTMPSDAPARSSSSVLNASYKGFLEIVFQNNETDVQTYHLDGYSFFVVGMDYGEWTPNSRGSYNRWDAVFRSTTQVFPGGWTAVLVSLDNVGIWNLRAEKLDNWYNGQEVYVKVADPLGYNVTEMIAPDNTLYCGRLEDLQKPQIHPISDRSSGHALARWSTRLLTAVSLIVTAVICS; via the exons ATGGCGGCGGCTGCGGGGGTGGTCGCGGCGGTTGTCTTGGCGCTCGCCGCCGTCGCGGCGTCGGCGtccgcggcggcggccggcggcgccaCGTACGAGGTGCGGTGGGAGGTCGGCTACATGACGGTGGCGCCGCTCGGCGTCTCGCAGAAG GTGATTGCAATCAACAATCAGTTCCCTGGCCCACTCCTGAACGTCACAACCAACTGGAACGCAAGGGTGAACGTCCAAAACAACCTGGATGAGCCTCTCCTCCTCACATG GGATGGCATCCAGATGAGGATGAACTCATGGCAGGATGGCGTAACTGGCACCAACTGCCCTATCCCTCCCGGCTGGAACTGGACCTACCAGTTCCAGCTCAAGGACCAGATTGGAAGTTTCTTCTACTTCCCTTCGCTCGGACTCCAGCGTACCGCAGGTGGGTACGGACCGGTCACAGTGAACAACCGCGCTGTTGTACCGGTCCCCTTTGACCAGCCCGATGGCGACATCACCTTGTTCATTGGAGATTGGTACACCAAGAGCCACACT GAATTGAGGGGTATGCTAGATGATGGCAAGGATCTTGGGATACCTGATGGCATCTTGATAAATGCAAAGGGCCCTTACAGATATGACACCACACTGGTTCCGGAAGGCCTTCAATATGAAATTGTGGGAGTTGAGCCAG GTAAAACATATCGCTTCCGTGTTCACAATGTCGGCACCTCAACCAGCCTCAACTTCAGAATCCAGAACCACAACATGCTTCTCGTAGAGGCTGAAGGAACCTACACTAATCAGCAGAATTACAGCAACCTCGACATCCATGTTGGACAGTCATACTCTTTCTTGGTGACCATGGACCAAAACGCGAGCACAGACTACTACATCGTGGCAAGCCCAAGGTTTGTGAGCAGCGAGGCTCGCTGGCACGATGTCAATGGTGTAGCAATCTTGCAGTACTCAAACTCCAAAGGCAGTGCTTCTGGCCCTCTCCCTGATGCTCCAAATGATTTCTATGACAAATACTATTCCGTGAACCAGGCAAGGTCTATCAG AATGAATACGAGTTCCGGGGCTGCTCGTCCGAACCCACAGGGATCATTCCGCTATGGCTCAATCAACATAACACAAACCTTCGTCTTGAAGAACGAGTCCCCCTTGCGCATCGATGGGAAACGTCGAAGGACGATAAACAGGGTCTCATACTCACCTCCTGAGACTCCACTGAGGCTTGCTGATCTCCACAACCTGACCGGGGTCTACAAAACCGACTTCCCCACAATGCCAAGCGATGCGCCTGCAAGGAGCTCTTCATCTGTGCTGAATGCTTCTTACAAGGGCTTCCTTGAGATCGTCTTTCAGAACAATGAAACCGATGTTCAGACCTACCATCTGGATGGCTATTCATTCTTTGTCGTTGG GATGGATTATGGTGAGTGGACACCAAACAGCAGGGGTTCATACAACAGGTGGGATGCTGTCTTTCGCAGTACTACTCAG GTTTTCCCCGGAGGGTGGACTGCGGTTCTGGTCTCGCTGGACAACGTAGGTATCTGGAATCTCCGCGCCGAGAAGCTGGATAACTGGTACAATGGTCAAGAGGTGTATGTGAAAGTGGCTGATCCACTAGGCTACAATGTCACCGAAATGATCGCTCCAGACAACACTCTCTACTGTGGTCGGCTGGAGGACCTGCAAAA GCCGCAGATACACCCTATAAGCGACAGGTCGTCAGGACATGCCTTGGCTCGATGGAGCACCAGGCTTCTCACAGCTGTGTCACTGATCGTCACAGCTGTGATTTGCAGTTAA